Proteins found in one Triticum urartu cultivar G1812 chromosome 4, Tu2.1, whole genome shotgun sequence genomic segment:
- the LOC125550213 gene encoding uncharacterized protein LOC125550213: MVAEAVGFMMPRAADGGTMAPELVTRDFLGGCQAPAPAADDPRHDAAALQPGKPPLQKHLSPPPSARGDLNLFPAAGAAMAPLPTMAPAADCAATTTYHSVCTIEKVKTALERFERGKQGHHHHHHHQQQHSGAGATAGASPSSSSVTTSSVKRRGDVAVEQGDGCDSPSASAGGGGMVAAACPRCFLYVLIARSDPRCPRCESHVPPPPAPAPKKKPRIDLNVGFLGT; encoded by the exons ATGGTCGCTGAGGCGGTGGGCTTCATGATGCCCCGCGCGGCGGACGGCGGCACCATGGCGCCGGAGCTCGTCACCCGGGACTTCCTCGGCGGCTGCCAGGCGCCCGCccccgccgccgacgaccccaGGCACGACGCCGCCGCCCTGCAG CCCGGCAAGCCACCGCTGCAGAAGCACCTCAGCCCGCCGCCGTCGGCCAGGGGGGACCTCAacctcttccccgccgccggcgccgccatGGCGCCGTTGCCGACGATGGCGCCGGCGGCGGACTGCGCCGCCACCACCACGTACCACAGCGTGtgcacgatcgagaaggtcaagACCGCGCTGGAGCGGTTCGAGCGCGGCAAGCAGgggcaccaccaccaccaccaccaccagcagCAGCACAGCGGCGCGGGCGCGACCGCGGGcgcctccccgtcctcctcctcggtcaCCACCTCCTCCGTCAAGCGCCGCGGCGACGTTGCCGTGGAGCAGGGCGACGGCTGCGACTCCCCGTCCGCCAGCGCCGGCGGCGGGGGCATGGTGGCCGCCGCCTGCCCGCGCTGCTTCCTCTACGTGCTCATCGCCCGGAGCGACCCCCGCTGCCCGCGCTGCGAGTCGCACGTGCCGCCGCCCCCGGCACCGGCCCCCAAGAAGAAGCCAAGGATCGACCTCAACGTCGGCTTCCTCGGCACCTAG